DNA sequence from the Fimbriimonadia bacterium genome:
TCTCCGTACTCCTGCTGTGGAGCGGCGCCCCGGACAAACCGCCTTCCTCCTGCGTCTCGGTACGCAGCCCCTCACGCGAGAGTGTCGTGTTCGTGGCGATAATGCCGGCAATCCGTTTGCGCAGAGCGACATCCACGACGGCCTCCAGGTCCTCCGTACTCAAGTCCGGCGAAACCTTTACGAACAGAGGCGTGATTCGGTTGTGAGGGGCGAGCCTTCCGTCCGCTTGGCGCACTGCGTCCACGATATCTGAAAGGGCCAGTGGGTCCTGAAGCTCGCGCAGGCCGGGGGTGTTGGGAGAGCTAACGTTGACCGCAAAGTACGCCGGGCTCCATCCGAGCGACAGCACTGCGGAGGCGTAGTCCTCGGCTGCGCGCTCCAGCGGGGTGTCGCGGTTCTTGCCCAGGTTCACCCCGACGGGGATTTGTAGGCTCCGCGACCGCAGCCTGTCGCCGAGCGCGGCGGCTCCGGCGTTGTTGAAGCCCATTCGGTTGATCAACGCACAGTCGGCGGGAAGGCGGAAGAGCCGCGGCTGCGGATTGCCGGACTGCGGCCGGGGGGTAACGGTGCCTAGTTCTGCGAACCCGAAGCCCATGGTCGCCCAAGCCTCGACGGCCTCGCCATCTTTGTCGAAACCGGCCGCCAGACCGATGGGATTCGGGAAAGTGATGCCCGCGAGTTCTTGGGCCAGCCTTGGGTCGCGATGAGGGGGGCCGCACAGCAGGCGCGCGAAGCCGGGAACAGCCAGCCACCGCAGGGCCAGCCGATGCGCCCGCTCTGGGTCAGACCTGAAGAGCAACGGTCTTGCTATGGCGGAATAGAGTCCCACGGGCTGATTATGACCGCCCGGCAGGATACGGGTAGCGGCAATGCTCCGGGCCAAGCTGCAGTCCCGAGGGAGCAGCGCGTGAGGAGACAGACACAGACTGGAGCCATGGCTAGTGACTTACTACCGCAGGCCGGACATCATACGGCCTGCGTAGTACTTGCCTATCCCTGACCTCCACGTGCCCGTCAACATGCAGATGTTCAGGTTCTGCATCTCAGGTCTCGGCTTCGGGGGCGCGCGGAGCGCGCCCCCGCTACCTACTACTTCGGATCCTCGTACAGCACCGTCACGTATAACCACTGCTTCGTGTCCTTTAGGCGAAGACGGACGTCTGCCGCCTTACCGTGCAAGAAGTCGCTGGGGCCCACCACGGCCTGATCCACATACCGCATCACCGGCTTCACCTTGTACGCCTGTATGCGCCCAGGTACCGACTCCCATTGAGGGTCAACCCTGCCGTCCGTCCTCTTCAGGTGATAGTAGGGGTCCCACTTGTCAGTCGGTATCAACATCACCGGAACTGCTTCCTCGAGTTCTACGCGGCACGCCTGCCGCTCGTCGTATCGGCTGCCCGGTTGTCCTTCATTCTCATAAGTCTGATCCGGGAAAACCCTAGGTGCGCG
Encoded proteins:
- a CDS encoding quinone-dependent dihydroorotate dehydrogenase, translating into MGLYSAIARPLLFRSDPERAHRLALRWLAVPGFARLLCGPPHRDPRLAQELAGITFPNPIGLAAGFDKDGEAVEAWATMGFGFAELGTVTPRPQSGNPQPRLFRLPADCALINRMGFNNAGAAALGDRLRSRSLQIPVGVNLGKNRDTPLERAAEDYASAVLSLGWSPAYFAVNVSSPNTPGLRELQDPLALSDIVDAVRQADGRLAPHNRITPLFVKVSPDLSTEDLEAVVDVALRKRIAGIIATNTTLSREGLRTETQEEGGLSGAPLHSRSTEMVRAIRRLAGERILVIGTGGVSSVEDVLQMLRAGANLVQVYTALVYEGPTVVRRLCRGLSHEMDRLRAASLQEIAAPEREYGTASEGAG